A genomic segment from Aegilops tauschii subsp. strangulata cultivar AL8/78 chromosome 1, Aet v6.0, whole genome shotgun sequence encodes:
- the LOC109762356 gene encoding SAC3 family protein A isoform X4, which yields MASHGAAPAAGSDATRVEVSGTGQTNQPAYPPLVSGDHSWSSTTGAAAAGSWNYPVANQSQDAVYYDPQRDVSVSGDNQNVASSAPPAVQSTMGLTNASHSHVPYSSSLQHGYNPAEYANYYYNYPQATNSCSVQQGGANQHSGAAYQPLTSFQNSGSYVDPTSNTYYNAGGHQTAPGYATTNYYYQTDTRNDGSSGNNYAQSYQNYPSSDTNAAQSSSTVPANSFSYQQQYNQWPYYYNHSVPTPAGNPVAGSSNIDNTVVNTTSGYSYPSTEPPPPGTTPWKSNSSASVAPPVQAPSVPEPQNQYVQQAQLTPGFQNQYAYQAPGVPMSQNYYANQAPAYPQNNMNVNQVPLNNHGDQQKSGSLTTGIFSSENKTQIPTIPRIAPGFSMVIPKSEKKTVGADLAKKPAYVSVSVPKNDVKAVQHGSDARSLPFSLRNYATRNLSRCKDEAQRAACQSMIQQITSKAISNGTLLTKNWDTEPLIPLPENLLTMTETSANNSSSLPNSTPRRRLKSRWEPVPEEKVTEKVEPLAKPLMNGNTHNNLKAQNRMGDSWNLGKSLQSPHAPSNKITHRLSKKQKMGSYSSVVQNGDNSSDSDKEKDLTKYYANASALANSPEEKKRREHRSKRFEKSKDSSSKSRNSAVNKGAVAHIHTRRPISALVTGSYKDGSSLAVEDMDWDALTVKGTCQEIEKRYLRLTSAPDPSTVRPEHVLEKALSMVETSQKNYLYKCDQLKSIRQDLTVQRIQNELTVKVYETHARLALQAGDLAEFNQCQSQLKRLYREGNNGCYFEFSAYNLLCVMLHSNNKRDLLSSMASLSKEAKQDGAVKHALAVHAAVSSGNYVIFFKLYKQGPNLNSCLMDLYVERMRFEAIKCMSRSYRPTVPVGYVAQVLGFLPNGDDRSEECEIWLKAHGAVLSVDNGGELQIDTKASSSTLFMPEPENAVAHGDASLAVNDFFARTS from the exons ATGGCCAGCCACGGGGCTGCACCGGCCGCTGGATCCGACGCCACGCGCGTCGAG GTCAGCGGCACAGGCCAGACAAACCAGCCTGCTTATCCGCCTTTAGTTTCTGGGGATCATTCATGGTCCTCTACGACTGGCGCAGCAGCAGCAGGTTCGTGGAACTATCCAGTGGCCAATCAAAGTCAAGACGCAGTATACTATGATCCACAAAGGGATGTATCGGTTTCAGGAGATAATCAAAATGTGGCAAGCAGTGCGCCTCCTGCTGTACAGTCGACTATGGGCTTGACAAATGCGAGTCATTCTCATGTGCCTTACTCAAGTTCACTTCAGCATGGCTACAATCCTGCAGAATATGCAAACTATTACTATAACTACCCACAAGCAACAAATAGTTGTTCTGTGCAGCAAGGAGGAGCAAACCAACATTCAGGTGCAGCTTATCAGCCTCTTACTTCATTTCAGAATTCTGGGTCTTACGTTGATCCTACAAGTAACACATATTACAATGCTGGTGGTCACCAGACTGCGCCAGGATATGCAACCACCAACTATTATTATCAGACCGACACTCGTAACGATGGAAGCTCAGGAAACAATTATGCCCAGTCATACCAGAACTACCCATCCTCCGATACCAATGCAGCCCAAAGTTCCAGTACAGTGCCTGCCAATTCTTTCTCATATCAGCAACAGTACAACCAGTGGCCATATTATTACAATCACTCTGTGCCAACTCCTGCTGGCAATCCAGTTGCTGGGAGCAGCAACATAGATAATACAGTCGTTAACACCACTTCTGGTTACTCTTATCCTAGTACGGAGCCACCTCCGCCGGGCACTACGCCATGGAAAAGTAATTCAAGCGCTTCTGTTGCACCTCCTGTACAG GCTCCAAGCGTTCCAGAACCTCAAAATCAATACGTCCAACAAGCGCAACTAACTCCAGGGTTCCAAAACCAGTATGCCTATCAGGCACCAGGTGTCCCAATGTCTCAGAACTATTACGCCAACCAGGCACCAGCATACCCACAAAACAATATGAATGTGAATCAAGTACCTTTGAACAACCATGGTGATCAACAGAAGAGT GGTTCTTTGACGACAGGTATTTTCAGTAGCGAAAACAAAACACAGATTCCAACCATTCCTCGAATTGCTCCAGGTTTCTCTATGGTAATTCCAAAGAGTGAGAAGAAAACTGTAGGTGCTGATTTGGCAAAGAAACCTGCCTATGTTAGTGTTTCTGTGCCCAAGAACGATGTCAAAGCAGTTCAACATGGTTCAGACGCT AGATCCCTCCCTTTTTCGCTGCGTAATTATGCCACGAGGAATCTTAGCCGTTGCAAGGATGAGGCCCAGAGGGCTGCTTGCCAAAGTATGATACAACAG ATCACAAGCAAAGCTATTAGCAATGGAACCCTCCTTACTAAGAACTGGGACACTGAACCGCTCATTCCTTTGCCAGAGAATCTTTTGACCATGACCGAAACAAG TGCAAACAATTCAAGTTCCTTGCCAAACTCTACCCCTAGAAGACGTTTGAAAAGTAGGTGGGAGCCTGTTCCGGAGGAAAAGGTTACTGAAAAGGTGGAGCCACTAGCAAAACCATTGATGAATGGGAACACCCACAATAATTTAAAAGCTCAAAACAGGATG GGTGATAGTTGGAATTTAGGGAAGTCTCTCCAGTCTCCACATGCACCTTCAAACAAAATCACCCACCGGCTTTCAAAGAAGCAAAAGATGGGTAGTTATTCAAGTGTGGTACAAAATGGAGACAATTCAAGTGATAGTGACAAGGAGAAGGATCTGACCAAATATTACGCCAATGCATCTGCATTAGCAAATTCACCAGAGGAAAAGAAACGCAGGGAGCACAGATCTAAGCGTTTTGAGAAGAGTAAGGATTCATCATCAAAATCAAGAAATTCTGCAGTGAATAAAGGTGCCGTGGCTCATATACATACAAGAAGACCTATTTCAGCTCTTGTTACTGGAAGTTATAAAGATGGCAGCAGCTTGGCTGTCGAGGATATGGATTGGGATGCACTGACAGTCAAGGGAACATGTCAGGAAATTGAGAAACGATATCTACGCCTCACATCAGCGCCTGATCCTTCCACG GTAAGACCAGAACATGTCTTGGAGAAGGCGCTTTCCATGGTTGAAACATCTCAAAAGAATTATCTTTACAAGTGTGATCAACTGAAATCTATTCGCCAAGATCTTACGGTTCAGAGGATCCAGAATGAACTGACTGTGAAG GTTTATGAAACTCATGCGCGTTTAGCATTGCAAGCTGGTGATCTAGCTGAATTTAACCAG TGCCAGTCACAACTGAAGAGGCTATATAGAGAGGGAAACAATGGTTGTTATTTTGAATTCTCTGCCTACAATTTGCTCTGCGTCATGCTACACTCTAATAACAAACGAGACCTGCTGTCATCAATGGCAAG CTTATCAAAAGAAGCCAAACAAGATGGAGCTGTCAAGCATGCCCTTGCAGTTCATGCTGCTGTTTCATCTGGCAATTATGTGATATTTTTCAAATTATACAAGCAGGGGCCCAACTTGAACTCTTGCCTCATGG ATCTATATGTGGAGAGGATGCGTTTCGAGGCTATAAAATGTATGTCTAGATCATATCGCCCCACAGTACCTGTGGGGTATGTTGCACAGGTTTTGGGATTCTTACCGAATGGGGATGACAGATCGGAAGAATGTGAAATATGGTTAAAAGCACATGGTGCTGTTCTTTCAGTGGATAACGGTGGAGAATTGCAGATAGACACAAAG GCTTCTTCTAGTACGCTTTTCATGCCGGAGCCAGAGAATGCAGTTGCACATGGTGATGCGTCACTTGCAGTTAACGACTTCTTTGCACGTACATCGTAG
- the LOC109762356 gene encoding SAC3 family protein A isoform X7, producing MASHGAAPAAGSDATRVEVSGTGQTNQPAYPPLVSGDHSWSSTTGAAAAGSWNYPVANQSQDAVYYDPQRDVSVSGDNQNVASSAPPAVQSTMGLTNASHSHVPYSSSLQHGYNPAEYANYYYNYPQATNSCSVQQGGANQHSGAAYQPLTSFQNSGSYVDPTSNTYYNAGGHQTAPGYATTNYYYQTDTRNDGSSGNNYAQSYQNYPSSDTNAAQSSSTVPANSFSYQQQYNQWPYYYNHSVPTPAGNPVAGSSNIDNTVVNTTSGYSYPSTEPPPPGTTPWKSNSSASVAPPVQAPSVPEPQNQYVQQAQLTPGFQNQYAYQAPGVPMSQNYYANQAPAYPQNNMNVNQVPLNNHGDQQKSGSLTTGIFSSENKTQIPTIPRIAPGFSMVIPKSEKKTVGADLAKKPAYVSVSVPKNDVKAVQHGSDAITSKAISNGTLLTKNWDTEPLIPLPENLLTMTETSSANNSSSLPNSTPRRRLKSRWEPVPEEKVTEKVEPLAKPLMNGNTHNNLKAQNRMGDSWNLGKSLQSPHAPSNKITHRLSKKQKMGSYSSVVQNGDNSSDSDKEKDLTKYYANASALANSPEEKKRREHRSKRFEKSKDSSSKSRNSAVNKGAVAHIHTRRPISALVTGSYKDGSSLAVEDMDWDALTVKGTCQEIEKRYLRLTSAPDPSTVRPEHVLEKALSMVETSQKNYLYKCDQLKSIRQDLTVQRIQNELTVKVYETHARLALQAGDLAEFNQCQSQLKRLYREGNNGCYFEFSAYNLLCVMLHSNNKRDLLSSMASLSKEAKQDGAVKHALAVHAAVSSGNYVIFFKLYKQGPNLNSCLMDLYVERMRFEAIKCMSRSYRPTVPVGYVAQVLGFLPNGDDRSEECEIWLKAHGAVLSVDNGGELQIDTKASSSTLFMPEPENAVAHGDASLAVNDFFARTS from the exons ATGGCCAGCCACGGGGCTGCACCGGCCGCTGGATCCGACGCCACGCGCGTCGAG GTCAGCGGCACAGGCCAGACAAACCAGCCTGCTTATCCGCCTTTAGTTTCTGGGGATCATTCATGGTCCTCTACGACTGGCGCAGCAGCAGCAGGTTCGTGGAACTATCCAGTGGCCAATCAAAGTCAAGACGCAGTATACTATGATCCACAAAGGGATGTATCGGTTTCAGGAGATAATCAAAATGTGGCAAGCAGTGCGCCTCCTGCTGTACAGTCGACTATGGGCTTGACAAATGCGAGTCATTCTCATGTGCCTTACTCAAGTTCACTTCAGCATGGCTACAATCCTGCAGAATATGCAAACTATTACTATAACTACCCACAAGCAACAAATAGTTGTTCTGTGCAGCAAGGAGGAGCAAACCAACATTCAGGTGCAGCTTATCAGCCTCTTACTTCATTTCAGAATTCTGGGTCTTACGTTGATCCTACAAGTAACACATATTACAATGCTGGTGGTCACCAGACTGCGCCAGGATATGCAACCACCAACTATTATTATCAGACCGACACTCGTAACGATGGAAGCTCAGGAAACAATTATGCCCAGTCATACCAGAACTACCCATCCTCCGATACCAATGCAGCCCAAAGTTCCAGTACAGTGCCTGCCAATTCTTTCTCATATCAGCAACAGTACAACCAGTGGCCATATTATTACAATCACTCTGTGCCAACTCCTGCTGGCAATCCAGTTGCTGGGAGCAGCAACATAGATAATACAGTCGTTAACACCACTTCTGGTTACTCTTATCCTAGTACGGAGCCACCTCCGCCGGGCACTACGCCATGGAAAAGTAATTCAAGCGCTTCTGTTGCACCTCCTGTACAG GCTCCAAGCGTTCCAGAACCTCAAAATCAATACGTCCAACAAGCGCAACTAACTCCAGGGTTCCAAAACCAGTATGCCTATCAGGCACCAGGTGTCCCAATGTCTCAGAACTATTACGCCAACCAGGCACCAGCATACCCACAAAACAATATGAATGTGAATCAAGTACCTTTGAACAACCATGGTGATCAACAGAAGAGT GGTTCTTTGACGACAGGTATTTTCAGTAGCGAAAACAAAACACAGATTCCAACCATTCCTCGAATTGCTCCAGGTTTCTCTATGGTAATTCCAAAGAGTGAGAAGAAAACTGTAGGTGCTGATTTGGCAAAGAAACCTGCCTATGTTAGTGTTTCTGTGCCCAAGAACGATGTCAAAGCAGTTCAACATGGTTCAGACGCT ATCACAAGCAAAGCTATTAGCAATGGAACCCTCCTTACTAAGAACTGGGACACTGAACCGCTCATTCCTTTGCCAGAGAATCTTTTGACCATGACCGAAACAAG CAGTGCAAACAATTCAAGTTCCTTGCCAAACTCTACCCCTAGAAGACGTTTGAAAAGTAGGTGGGAGCCTGTTCCGGAGGAAAAGGTTACTGAAAAGGTGGAGCCACTAGCAAAACCATTGATGAATGGGAACACCCACAATAATTTAAAAGCTCAAAACAGGATG GGTGATAGTTGGAATTTAGGGAAGTCTCTCCAGTCTCCACATGCACCTTCAAACAAAATCACCCACCGGCTTTCAAAGAAGCAAAAGATGGGTAGTTATTCAAGTGTGGTACAAAATGGAGACAATTCAAGTGATAGTGACAAGGAGAAGGATCTGACCAAATATTACGCCAATGCATCTGCATTAGCAAATTCACCAGAGGAAAAGAAACGCAGGGAGCACAGATCTAAGCGTTTTGAGAAGAGTAAGGATTCATCATCAAAATCAAGAAATTCTGCAGTGAATAAAGGTGCCGTGGCTCATATACATACAAGAAGACCTATTTCAGCTCTTGTTACTGGAAGTTATAAAGATGGCAGCAGCTTGGCTGTCGAGGATATGGATTGGGATGCACTGACAGTCAAGGGAACATGTCAGGAAATTGAGAAACGATATCTACGCCTCACATCAGCGCCTGATCCTTCCACG GTAAGACCAGAACATGTCTTGGAGAAGGCGCTTTCCATGGTTGAAACATCTCAAAAGAATTATCTTTACAAGTGTGATCAACTGAAATCTATTCGCCAAGATCTTACGGTTCAGAGGATCCAGAATGAACTGACTGTGAAG GTTTATGAAACTCATGCGCGTTTAGCATTGCAAGCTGGTGATCTAGCTGAATTTAACCAG TGCCAGTCACAACTGAAGAGGCTATATAGAGAGGGAAACAATGGTTGTTATTTTGAATTCTCTGCCTACAATTTGCTCTGCGTCATGCTACACTCTAATAACAAACGAGACCTGCTGTCATCAATGGCAAG CTTATCAAAAGAAGCCAAACAAGATGGAGCTGTCAAGCATGCCCTTGCAGTTCATGCTGCTGTTTCATCTGGCAATTATGTGATATTTTTCAAATTATACAAGCAGGGGCCCAACTTGAACTCTTGCCTCATGG ATCTATATGTGGAGAGGATGCGTTTCGAGGCTATAAAATGTATGTCTAGATCATATCGCCCCACAGTACCTGTGGGGTATGTTGCACAGGTTTTGGGATTCTTACCGAATGGGGATGACAGATCGGAAGAATGTGAAATATGGTTAAAAGCACATGGTGCTGTTCTTTCAGTGGATAACGGTGGAGAATTGCAGATAGACACAAAG GCTTCTTCTAGTACGCTTTTCATGCCGGAGCCAGAGAATGCAGTTGCACATGGTGATGCGTCACTTGCAGTTAACGACTTCTTTGCACGTACATCGTAG
- the LOC109762356 gene encoding SAC3 family protein A isoform X1, with protein MASHGAAPAAGSDATRVEVSGTGQTNQPAYPPLVSGDHSWSSTTGAAAAGSWNYPVANQSQDAVYYDPQRDVSVSGDNQNVASSAPPAVQSTMGLTNASHSHVPYSSSLQHGYNPAEYANYYYNYPQATNSCSVQQGGANQHSGAAYQPLTSFQNSGSYVDPTSNTYYNAGGHQTAPGYATTNYYYQTDTRNDGSSGNNYAQSYQNYPSSDTNAAQSSSTVPANSFSYQQQYNQWPYYYNHSVPTPAGNPVAGSSNIDNTVVNTTSGYSYPSTEPPPPGTTPWKSNSSASVAPPVQAPSVPEPQNQYVQQAQLTPGFQNQYAYQAPGVPMSQNYYANQAPAYPQNNMNVNQVPLNNHGDQQKSPNMQGSLTTGIFSSENKTQIPTIPRIAPGFSMVIPKSEKKTVGADLAKKPAYVSVSVPKNDVKAVQHGSDARSLPFSLRNYATRNLSRCKDEAQRAACQSMIQQITSKAISNGTLLTKNWDTEPLIPLPENLLTMTETSSANNSSSLPNSTPRRRLKSRWEPVPEEKVTEKVEPLAKPLMNGNTHNNLKAQNRMGDSWNLGKSLQSPHAPSNKITHRLSKKQKMGSYSSVVQNGDNSSDSDKEKDLTKYYANASALANSPEEKKRREHRSKRFEKSKDSSSKSRNSAVNKGAVAHIHTRRPISALVTGSYKDGSSLAVEDMDWDALTVKGTCQEIEKRYLRLTSAPDPSTVRPEHVLEKALSMVETSQKNYLYKCDQLKSIRQDLTVQRIQNELTVKVYETHARLALQAGDLAEFNQCQSQLKRLYREGNNGCYFEFSAYNLLCVMLHSNNKRDLLSSMASLSKEAKQDGAVKHALAVHAAVSSGNYVIFFKLYKQGPNLNSCLMDLYVERMRFEAIKCMSRSYRPTVPVGYVAQVLGFLPNGDDRSEECEIWLKAHGAVLSVDNGGELQIDTKASSSTLFMPEPENAVAHGDASLAVNDFFARTS; from the exons ATGGCCAGCCACGGGGCTGCACCGGCCGCTGGATCCGACGCCACGCGCGTCGAG GTCAGCGGCACAGGCCAGACAAACCAGCCTGCTTATCCGCCTTTAGTTTCTGGGGATCATTCATGGTCCTCTACGACTGGCGCAGCAGCAGCAGGTTCGTGGAACTATCCAGTGGCCAATCAAAGTCAAGACGCAGTATACTATGATCCACAAAGGGATGTATCGGTTTCAGGAGATAATCAAAATGTGGCAAGCAGTGCGCCTCCTGCTGTACAGTCGACTATGGGCTTGACAAATGCGAGTCATTCTCATGTGCCTTACTCAAGTTCACTTCAGCATGGCTACAATCCTGCAGAATATGCAAACTATTACTATAACTACCCACAAGCAACAAATAGTTGTTCTGTGCAGCAAGGAGGAGCAAACCAACATTCAGGTGCAGCTTATCAGCCTCTTACTTCATTTCAGAATTCTGGGTCTTACGTTGATCCTACAAGTAACACATATTACAATGCTGGTGGTCACCAGACTGCGCCAGGATATGCAACCACCAACTATTATTATCAGACCGACACTCGTAACGATGGAAGCTCAGGAAACAATTATGCCCAGTCATACCAGAACTACCCATCCTCCGATACCAATGCAGCCCAAAGTTCCAGTACAGTGCCTGCCAATTCTTTCTCATATCAGCAACAGTACAACCAGTGGCCATATTATTACAATCACTCTGTGCCAACTCCTGCTGGCAATCCAGTTGCTGGGAGCAGCAACATAGATAATACAGTCGTTAACACCACTTCTGGTTACTCTTATCCTAGTACGGAGCCACCTCCGCCGGGCACTACGCCATGGAAAAGTAATTCAAGCGCTTCTGTTGCACCTCCTGTACAG GCTCCAAGCGTTCCAGAACCTCAAAATCAATACGTCCAACAAGCGCAACTAACTCCAGGGTTCCAAAACCAGTATGCCTATCAGGCACCAGGTGTCCCAATGTCTCAGAACTATTACGCCAACCAGGCACCAGCATACCCACAAAACAATATGAATGTGAATCAAGTACCTTTGAACAACCATGGTGATCAACAGAAGAGT CCAAATATGCAGGGTTCTTTGACGACAGGTATTTTCAGTAGCGAAAACAAAACACAGATTCCAACCATTCCTCGAATTGCTCCAGGTTTCTCTATGGTAATTCCAAAGAGTGAGAAGAAAACTGTAGGTGCTGATTTGGCAAAGAAACCTGCCTATGTTAGTGTTTCTGTGCCCAAGAACGATGTCAAAGCAGTTCAACATGGTTCAGACGCT AGATCCCTCCCTTTTTCGCTGCGTAATTATGCCACGAGGAATCTTAGCCGTTGCAAGGATGAGGCCCAGAGGGCTGCTTGCCAAAGTATGATACAACAG ATCACAAGCAAAGCTATTAGCAATGGAACCCTCCTTACTAAGAACTGGGACACTGAACCGCTCATTCCTTTGCCAGAGAATCTTTTGACCATGACCGAAACAAG CAGTGCAAACAATTCAAGTTCCTTGCCAAACTCTACCCCTAGAAGACGTTTGAAAAGTAGGTGGGAGCCTGTTCCGGAGGAAAAGGTTACTGAAAAGGTGGAGCCACTAGCAAAACCATTGATGAATGGGAACACCCACAATAATTTAAAAGCTCAAAACAGGATG GGTGATAGTTGGAATTTAGGGAAGTCTCTCCAGTCTCCACATGCACCTTCAAACAAAATCACCCACCGGCTTTCAAAGAAGCAAAAGATGGGTAGTTATTCAAGTGTGGTACAAAATGGAGACAATTCAAGTGATAGTGACAAGGAGAAGGATCTGACCAAATATTACGCCAATGCATCTGCATTAGCAAATTCACCAGAGGAAAAGAAACGCAGGGAGCACAGATCTAAGCGTTTTGAGAAGAGTAAGGATTCATCATCAAAATCAAGAAATTCTGCAGTGAATAAAGGTGCCGTGGCTCATATACATACAAGAAGACCTATTTCAGCTCTTGTTACTGGAAGTTATAAAGATGGCAGCAGCTTGGCTGTCGAGGATATGGATTGGGATGCACTGACAGTCAAGGGAACATGTCAGGAAATTGAGAAACGATATCTACGCCTCACATCAGCGCCTGATCCTTCCACG GTAAGACCAGAACATGTCTTGGAGAAGGCGCTTTCCATGGTTGAAACATCTCAAAAGAATTATCTTTACAAGTGTGATCAACTGAAATCTATTCGCCAAGATCTTACGGTTCAGAGGATCCAGAATGAACTGACTGTGAAG GTTTATGAAACTCATGCGCGTTTAGCATTGCAAGCTGGTGATCTAGCTGAATTTAACCAG TGCCAGTCACAACTGAAGAGGCTATATAGAGAGGGAAACAATGGTTGTTATTTTGAATTCTCTGCCTACAATTTGCTCTGCGTCATGCTACACTCTAATAACAAACGAGACCTGCTGTCATCAATGGCAAG CTTATCAAAAGAAGCCAAACAAGATGGAGCTGTCAAGCATGCCCTTGCAGTTCATGCTGCTGTTTCATCTGGCAATTATGTGATATTTTTCAAATTATACAAGCAGGGGCCCAACTTGAACTCTTGCCTCATGG ATCTATATGTGGAGAGGATGCGTTTCGAGGCTATAAAATGTATGTCTAGATCATATCGCCCCACAGTACCTGTGGGGTATGTTGCACAGGTTTTGGGATTCTTACCGAATGGGGATGACAGATCGGAAGAATGTGAAATATGGTTAAAAGCACATGGTGCTGTTCTTTCAGTGGATAACGGTGGAGAATTGCAGATAGACACAAAG GCTTCTTCTAGTACGCTTTTCATGCCGGAGCCAGAGAATGCAGTTGCACATGGTGATGCGTCACTTGCAGTTAACGACTTCTTTGCACGTACATCGTAG
- the LOC109762356 gene encoding SAC3 family protein A isoform X12: MRVILMCLTQVHFSMATILQNMQTITITTHKQQIVVLCSKEEQTNIQTAPGYATTNYYYQTDTRNDGSSGNNYAQSYQNYPSSDTNAAQSSSTVPANSFSYQQQYNQWPYYYNHSVPTPAGNPVAGSSNIDNTVVNTTSGYSYPSTEPPPPGTTPWKSNSSASVAPPVQAPSVPEPQNQYVQQAQLTPGFQNQYAYQAPGVPMSQNYYANQAPAYPQNNMNVNQVPLNNHGDQQKSGSLTTGIFSSENKTQIPTIPRIAPGFSMVIPKSEKKTVGADLAKKPAYVSVSVPKNDVKAVQHGSDAITSKAISNGTLLTKNWDTEPLIPLPENLLTMTETSSANNSSSLPNSTPRRRLKSRWEPVPEEKVTEKVEPLAKPLMNGNTHNNLKAQNRMGDSWNLGKSLQSPHAPSNKITHRLSKKQKMGSYSSVVQNGDNSSDSDKEKDLTKYYANASALANSPEEKKRREHRSKRFEKSKDSSSKSRNSAVNKGAVAHIHTRRPISALVTGSYKDGSSLAVEDMDWDALTVKGTCQEIEKRYLRLTSAPDPSTVRPEHVLEKALSMVETSQKNYLYKCDQLKSIRQDLTVQRIQNELTVKVYETHARLALQAGDLAEFNQCQSQLKRLYREGNNGCYFEFSAYNLLCVMLHSNNKRDLLSSMASLSKEAKQDGAVKHALAVHAAVSSGNYVIFFKLYKQGPNLNSCLMDLYVERMRFEAIKCMSRSYRPTVPVGYVAQVLGFLPNGDDRSEECEIWLKAHGAVLSVDNGGELQIDTKASSSTLFMPEPENAVAHGDASLAVNDFFARTS, encoded by the exons ATGCGAGTCATTCTCATGTGCCTTACTCAAGTTCACTTCAGCATGGCTACAATCCTGCAGAATATGCAAACTATTACTATAACTACCCACAAGCAACAAATAGTTGTTCTGTGCAGCAAGGAGGAGCAAACCAACATTCAG ACTGCGCCAGGATATGCAACCACCAACTATTATTATCAGACCGACACTCGTAACGATGGAAGCTCAGGAAACAATTATGCCCAGTCATACCAGAACTACCCATCCTCCGATACCAATGCAGCCCAAAGTTCCAGTACAGTGCCTGCCAATTCTTTCTCATATCAGCAACAGTACAACCAGTGGCCATATTATTACAATCACTCTGTGCCAACTCCTGCTGGCAATCCAGTTGCTGGGAGCAGCAACATAGATAATACAGTCGTTAACACCACTTCTGGTTACTCTTATCCTAGTACGGAGCCACCTCCGCCGGGCACTACGCCATGGAAAAGTAATTCAAGCGCTTCTGTTGCACCTCCTGTACAG GCTCCAAGCGTTCCAGAACCTCAAAATCAATACGTCCAACAAGCGCAACTAACTCCAGGGTTCCAAAACCAGTATGCCTATCAGGCACCAGGTGTCCCAATGTCTCAGAACTATTACGCCAACCAGGCACCAGCATACCCACAAAACAATATGAATGTGAATCAAGTACCTTTGAACAACCATGGTGATCAACAGAAGAGT GGTTCTTTGACGACAGGTATTTTCAGTAGCGAAAACAAAACACAGATTCCAACCATTCCTCGAATTGCTCCAGGTTTCTCTATGGTAATTCCAAAGAGTGAGAAGAAAACTGTAGGTGCTGATTTGGCAAAGAAACCTGCCTATGTTAGTGTTTCTGTGCCCAAGAACGATGTCAAAGCAGTTCAACATGGTTCAGACGCT ATCACAAGCAAAGCTATTAGCAATGGAACCCTCCTTACTAAGAACTGGGACACTGAACCGCTCATTCCTTTGCCAGAGAATCTTTTGACCATGACCGAAACAAG CAGTGCAAACAATTCAAGTTCCTTGCCAAACTCTACCCCTAGAAGACGTTTGAAAAGTAGGTGGGAGCCTGTTCCGGAGGAAAAGGTTACTGAAAAGGTGGAGCCACTAGCAAAACCATTGATGAATGGGAACACCCACAATAATTTAAAAGCTCAAAACAGGATG GGTGATAGTTGGAATTTAGGGAAGTCTCTCCAGTCTCCACATGCACCTTCAAACAAAATCACCCACCGGCTTTCAAAGAAGCAAAAGATGGGTAGTTATTCAAGTGTGGTACAAAATGGAGACAATTCAAGTGATAGTGACAAGGAGAAGGATCTGACCAAATATTACGCCAATGCATCTGCATTAGCAAATTCACCAGAGGAAAAGAAACGCAGGGAGCACAGATCTAAGCGTTTTGAGAAGAGTAAGGATTCATCATCAAAATCAAGAAATTCTGCAGTGAATAAAGGTGCCGTGGCTCATATACATACAAGAAGACCTATTTCAGCTCTTGTTACTGGAAGTTATAAAGATGGCAGCAGCTTGGCTGTCGAGGATATGGATTGGGATGCACTGACAGTCAAGGGAACATGTCAGGAAATTGAGAAACGATATCTACGCCTCACATCAGCGCCTGATCCTTCCACG GTAAGACCAGAACATGTCTTGGAGAAGGCGCTTTCCATGGTTGAAACATCTCAAAAGAATTATCTTTACAAGTGTGATCAACTGAAATCTATTCGCCAAGATCTTACGGTTCAGAGGATCCAGAATGAACTGACTGTGAAG GTTTATGAAACTCATGCGCGTTTAGCATTGCAAGCTGGTGATCTAGCTGAATTTAACCAG TGCCAGTCACAACTGAAGAGGCTATATAGAGAGGGAAACAATGGTTGTTATTTTGAATTCTCTGCCTACAATTTGCTCTGCGTCATGCTACACTCTAATAACAAACGAGACCTGCTGTCATCAATGGCAAG CTTATCAAAAGAAGCCAAACAAGATGGAGCTGTCAAGCATGCCCTTGCAGTTCATGCTGCTGTTTCATCTGGCAATTATGTGATATTTTTCAAATTATACAAGCAGGGGCCCAACTTGAACTCTTGCCTCATGG ATCTATATGTGGAGAGGATGCGTTTCGAGGCTATAAAATGTATGTCTAGATCATATCGCCCCACAGTACCTGTGGGGTATGTTGCACAGGTTTTGGGATTCTTACCGAATGGGGATGACAGATCGGAAGAATGTGAAATATGGTTAAAAGCACATGGTGCTGTTCTTTCAGTGGATAACGGTGGAGAATTGCAGATAGACACAAAG GCTTCTTCTAGTACGCTTTTCATGCCGGAGCCAGAGAATGCAGTTGCACATGGTGATGCGTCACTTGCAGTTAACGACTTCTTTGCACGTACATCGTAG